In the genome of Segatella copri, one region contains:
- a CDS encoding pectinesterase family protein produces the protein MKRIFFLTVDFFVGMNLMAQTPISFYPHENAQDINVDTHLVIEFDKTVKAGSKGVITVTDKTTRKVVDRIDMSIPAGPVEGQPKNPHAIYTPVPYIYKVGHITNRNTRPGTPSGAAKEDKRKYQKTIIGGFSDAFHFYPVFCHGSKATIYLHNNMLDYGHEYEVKISNGVIEGWKGKTSWKFTTKKNAPSADLSQVVVAADGSGDFSTLQGAMDWIPDSLPTEACRKTVFVKNGDYEELVYFRNKRFVTIQGESMDGVVVHYPNNEVFNPHPVDIKTNELKGTFPSRRAAVAADNCADMIFKDITFKTDCKGQAEGFLLNGERNLAEDVHIIGDGDALQVNGSAYWLNCIIDGGGDTVLGRGPSYFNHCTLSSYGAFMWIRNTRDNHGNIFNDCTFRGLSKDAVIARLPDNKGRNYPDAECVLLNCTLDDVPSEGFGPIDKSASSAVLLEFNSHDKEGKAIDTSKRNTYVRQLHVIKDAEIIGKYSNASWVLNW, from the coding sequence ATGAAACGAATCTTTTTTTTAACGGTAGATTTCTTTGTTGGTATGAACCTGATGGCACAAACTCCAATCAGTTTTTATCCACATGAGAATGCCCAGGACATCAACGTTGATACACATCTGGTCATTGAGTTTGACAAGACGGTGAAAGCCGGCAGCAAGGGTGTTATCACAGTTACTGATAAGACTACCCGCAAGGTGGTTGACAGAATCGACATGAGTATTCCGGCAGGTCCTGTGGAAGGACAGCCCAAGAATCCCCATGCCATCTATACTCCAGTACCCTATATATATAAGGTAGGGCACATCACCAATCGCAATACCCGTCCGGGCACTCCGTCGGGTGCGGCCAAGGAAGATAAGCGCAAATACCAGAAGACCATCATAGGCGGCTTCTCTGATGCTTTCCACTTCTATCCTGTTTTCTGTCATGGCAGCAAGGCCACCATTTATCTGCATAACAACATGTTGGATTACGGCCATGAGTATGAAGTAAAGATAAGCAACGGTGTGATTGAAGGTTGGAAGGGCAAGACATCTTGGAAGTTCACCACCAAGAAGAACGCACCTTCTGCGGATTTGAGTCAGGTGGTAGTGGCTGCAGATGGAAGCGGAGATTTCTCAACCCTGCAAGGTGCCATGGATTGGATACCAGACTCATTGCCAACAGAAGCTTGCAGGAAAACGGTTTTCGTCAAGAATGGAGATTATGAGGAACTGGTGTATTTCCGCAACAAACGATTTGTTACCATCCAGGGAGAGTCCATGGATGGAGTGGTAGTACATTACCCTAATAACGAGGTTTTCAATCCTCATCCTGTTGATATCAAAACCAATGAGTTGAAAGGAACCTTCCCTTCACGCCGTGCAGCAGTTGCAGCAGACAACTGTGCCGACATGATTTTCAAAGATATCACATTCAAGACTGATTGCAAGGGACAGGCAGAGGGCTTTCTTCTAAATGGAGAGCGAAACCTGGCAGAAGATGTACATATCATCGGTGATGGCGATGCACTTCAGGTGAATGGATCAGCTTACTGGCTCAACTGCATCATAGATGGAGGAGGGGATACGGTTTTGGGAAGAGGTCCATCCTACTTCAATCACTGCACCCTTTCCAGCTATGGTGCTTTCATGTGGATTAGAAATACCAGGGATAACCATGGTAACATCTTCAATGATTGCACTTTCAGAGGATTGAGCAAGGATGCCGTAATAGCCCGTCTGCCTGATAATAAAGGAAGGAATTATCCTGATGCGGAGTGTGTGTTGCTGAACTGTACACTCGACGATGTACCTTCTGAAGGTTTTGGACCGATTGACAAATCTGCATCTTCAGCAGTCCTGTTGGAATTCAATAGCCATGACAAGGAAGGTAAAGCTATAGATACCAGCAAGAGAAACACGTATGTCCGCCAGCTTCATGTCATCAAGGACGCAGAGATTATAGGAAAATATTCCAATGCAAGTTGGGTGTTGAATTGGTAA
- the miaA gene encoding tRNA (adenosine(37)-N6)-dimethylallyltransferase MiaA, whose amino-acid sequence MNKKEKTLIVVLGPTGVGKTELCLSLAEHLSIPIINADSRQIFAELPIGTAAPTAEQQQRVKHYFVGNHHIEDYYSAAQYEADVMNLLEEEIFKNHDVALLTGGSMMYIDAVCKGIDDIPTVRDDIRTWMKQRLENEGLEALVEELHKMDPEHWAIVDKKNPRRVVHALEICHQTGKTYTSFRVAEKKQRPFRIIKIGLNRDRAELYDRINQRVLMMMEEGLEAEARNVYPHKGLTALRTVGYKEMFAYFDGEIDKDEAIRQIQSHSREYMRKQLTWFKRDAEIHWYHPDQQDEIIRFIDEEI is encoded by the coding sequence ATGAATAAGAAAGAAAAAACATTAATCGTTGTTTTAGGCCCTACAGGTGTAGGTAAGACCGAGCTCTGCCTTTCTCTGGCAGAGCATCTCTCTATACCTATTATTAATGCCGACTCCCGCCAGATCTTCGCCGAACTCCCTATCGGAACAGCAGCGCCTACTGCCGAACAGCAGCAGAGGGTGAAGCATTATTTCGTAGGAAACCACCACATCGAAGATTATTACAGCGCAGCCCAATACGAGGCCGATGTGATGAATCTCCTGGAAGAAGAAATCTTCAAGAATCACGATGTGGCGCTGCTTACAGGCGGCAGCATGATGTATATCGATGCCGTATGCAAGGGTATCGACGATATTCCTACCGTGCGGGATGACATCCGTACCTGGATGAAACAGCGCCTGGAAAACGAAGGCTTGGAAGCACTGGTAGAAGAACTCCACAAGATGGACCCGGAGCATTGGGCGATAGTAGATAAGAAGAATCCACGCCGCGTGGTGCATGCCCTGGAAATCTGTCACCAGACTGGCAAGACCTACACTTCTTTCCGAGTAGCCGAAAAGAAGCAGCGACCTTTCCGCATCATCAAGATAGGCCTGAACCGCGACCGTGCCGAACTGTACGACCGAATCAACCAGCGTGTACTGATGATGATGGAGGAAGGTCTGGAGGCAGAAGCCCGCAACGTATATCCACACAAGGGTCTCACTGCCTTGAGAACCGTGGGCTACAAGGAAATGTTTGCCTATTTCGATGGCGAGATAGATAAGGATGAAGCCATCCGCCAGATACAGTCGCATAGCCGTGAATACATGCGCAAGCAGCTCACCTGGTTTAAGCGAGATGCCGAAATCCACTGGTATCATCCCGACCAGCAGGATGAAATCATCCGATTTATTGATGAAGAGATATAA
- the lpxA gene encoding acyl-ACP--UDP-N-acetylglucosamine O-acyltransferase, which translates to MNQISPLAFVHPEAKLGDNNIIGPFCYIDKDTVLGDNNVLQNSVTIHVGARIGNNNEFFPGASISTKPQDLKFKGEVTTCEVGDNNSIRENVTISRGTASKGKTVVGSNNLLMETVHVAHDCELGSGLIIGNSTKFAGEVVVDDNAIVSANVLVHQFCHIAGYVMIQGGCRFSQDIPPYIIAGKEPTRYCSINLIGLRRRGFSNETIQNIHEAYRLLYSKGILKEGIEEIKKNLEVTKEIQYIIDFVESSQRGIIR; encoded by the coding sequence ATGAATCAGATTAGTCCATTAGCGTTTGTTCATCCAGAGGCAAAACTCGGTGACAACAACATTATCGGTCCTTTCTGCTATATCGACAAGGACACCGTTTTGGGCGATAACAACGTATTGCAGAACAGCGTTACCATCCACGTGGGCGCTCGTATTGGCAACAATAATGAATTCTTCCCAGGCGCCAGCATCTCTACCAAGCCTCAGGACTTGAAGTTCAAGGGCGAGGTGACAACCTGCGAGGTAGGCGACAACAACAGCATCCGTGAGAACGTTACTATCTCTCGTGGTACTGCCTCTAAGGGCAAGACCGTGGTAGGCAGCAACAACCTCCTGATGGAGACTGTTCACGTGGCTCACGACTGCGAGTTGGGCAGTGGCTTGATTATCGGTAACTCAACCAAGTTTGCCGGCGAGGTGGTTGTAGATGACAACGCCATCGTCAGCGCCAACGTTCTCGTTCATCAGTTCTGCCACATCGCAGGCTACGTGATGATCCAGGGCGGTTGCCGTTTCTCTCAGGATATTCCTCCTTATATCATTGCCGGCAAGGAGCCAACCCGCTATTGCAGCATCAACCTCATCGGTTTGCGTCGCCGTGGTTTCAGCAACGAGACCATCCAGAACATCCACGAGGCTTATCGCCTGCTCTACAGCAAGGGCATCCTGAAGGAAGGTATCGAGGAAATCAAGAAGAATCTTGAGGTGACTAAGGAAATCCAGTACATCATCGACTTCGTAGAGAGTTCTCAGCGAGGCATCATCCGATAA
- a CDS encoding bifunctional UDP-3-O-[3-hydroxymyristoyl] N-acetylglucosamine deacetylase/3-hydroxyacyl-ACP dehydratase: MSKQKTLKGSFSLCGKGLHTGLSLTVTFNPAPENTGYKIQRIDLEGEPIIQAVAENVVETQRGTVLGKGDIRISTIEHGMSALYALGIDNCFIQVNGPEFPILDGSASMYVEKIQSVGIQEQNAEKDYYIIRHKIEVKDDNGSVITILPDEEFSITAMCSFESKFINSQFATLDKMETYVDEIASARTFVFVRDIMPLLQANLIKGGDLDNAIVIYERQVEQAQLDQLADHLKVPHMDANKLGYIQHRPLQWENECTRHKLLDIIGDMALIGKPIKGRIIATRPGHTVNNKFARLMRKEIRKHEIQAPIYDPNEEPIMDNIRIRQLLPHRYPMQLVDKVIAMGPTSIVGVKNVTSNEPFFTGHFPEEPVMPGVLQVEAMAQCGGLLVLNQLEEPERWSTYFMKLDDVKFRKKVVPGDTLLFRVELLAPVRHGISSMKGYMFVGDQVVAEATFTAQIVKNK, translated from the coding sequence ATGTCAAAACAGAAGACACTGAAAGGTAGCTTCTCTCTTTGCGGCAAGGGATTGCACACAGGCTTGAGCCTCACCGTGACTTTCAATCCTGCACCAGAGAACACCGGTTATAAGATACAGCGCATCGACCTCGAAGGCGAGCCTATCATCCAGGCTGTGGCTGAGAACGTCGTTGAAACCCAGCGTGGCACCGTACTCGGCAAGGGCGATATCCGCATCTCTACCATCGAGCACGGTATGTCAGCACTCTATGCTCTCGGCATCGACAACTGTTTCATCCAGGTAAACGGTCCTGAGTTCCCTATCCTCGACGGCTCTGCATCCATGTATGTAGAGAAGATTCAGAGCGTGGGCATCCAGGAGCAGAATGCAGAGAAGGACTACTATATCATCCGTCATAAGATTGAGGTGAAGGACGACAACGGTTCTGTCATCACCATTCTTCCAGATGAGGAGTTCAGCATCACGGCGATGTGTTCTTTCGAGAGCAAGTTCATCAACAGCCAGTTTGCTACCCTCGACAAGATGGAGACCTACGTTGACGAGATTGCTTCTGCACGTACCTTCGTATTCGTTCGCGATATCATGCCATTGCTCCAGGCCAACCTCATCAAAGGTGGCGACTTGGACAATGCCATCGTTATCTACGAGCGCCAGGTAGAGCAGGCTCAGCTCGATCAGCTCGCCGACCACCTCAAGGTGCCTCACATGGATGCCAACAAGTTGGGTTACATCCAGCACCGCCCATTGCAGTGGGAGAACGAATGTACACGCCATAAACTGCTCGACATCATCGGCGATATGGCGCTCATCGGCAAGCCTATCAAGGGTCGCATCATTGCAACCCGTCCGGGCCACACCGTGAACAACAAGTTCGCCCGTCTCATGCGCAAGGAGATCCGCAAGCACGAAATCCAGGCTCCTATCTACGATCCAAACGAGGAGCCAATCATGGATAACATCCGCATCCGCCAGCTCCTGCCTCATCGCTACCCAATGCAGTTGGTTGATAAGGTCATCGCTATGGGTCCTACCAGCATCGTGGGCGTTAAGAACGTAACCAGCAACGAGCCATTCTTCACCGGTCACTTCCCTGAGGAGCCAGTAATGCCAGGCGTTCTCCAGGTAGAGGCGATGGCACAGTGTGGCGGTCTGCTCGTATTGAACCAGCTGGAAGAGCCTGAGCGCTGGAGCACTTACTTCATGAAGCTCGACGACGTGAAGTTCCGCAAGAAGGTGGTTCCGGGCGATACCCTCCTCTTCCGTGTGGAGTTGCTCGCACCCGTGCGTCATGGCATCAGCTCTATGAAGGGCTACATGTTCGTAGGCGACCAGGTGGTGGCAGAGGCTACTTTCACTGCACAGATTGTTAAGAACAAGTAA
- the lpxD gene encoding UDP-3-O-(3-hydroxymyristoyl)glucosamine N-acyltransferase translates to MEFTASQIAQFVQGRVEGDENAKVNTFAKIEEGKEGAISFLSNPKYTHFVYDTKSSIVLIDETVELEHPVSATLIRVKNAYECVAKLLQMYESMKPKKTGIDPLAFVSPKAKVAENVYIGAFAYISDGAEVGEGSQIYPHAYIGEGVKVGKNALIYPHVTIYHGCKLGDNVTLHAGCVIGADGFGFAPGPDGYDKIPQIGIVTIEDDVEIGANTCVDRSTMGSTYVRKGVKLDNMVQIAHNTDIGANTVMSAQVGVAGSTKVGEWCMFGGQVGLAGHITIGDKVFLGAQSGVPGSLKSGQQLIGTPPMEQRAYFKSQAIFRRLPDMYKELNDLKKQIEELKKNK, encoded by the coding sequence ATGGAATTTACCGCATCGCAAATAGCCCAGTTCGTTCAGGGCCGTGTGGAAGGTGATGAGAATGCAAAAGTCAACACCTTCGCCAAAATTGAAGAAGGTAAGGAAGGCGCTATCTCGTTCCTTTCAAACCCTAAATATACTCACTTCGTGTACGACACGAAGTCTAGCATCGTACTCATCGATGAAACCGTGGAGCTGGAACACCCAGTCAGCGCTACCCTCATCCGTGTGAAGAATGCCTACGAATGTGTGGCTAAGTTGCTTCAGATGTACGAGTCTATGAAACCTAAAAAGACTGGCATCGACCCATTGGCCTTTGTTTCTCCAAAGGCTAAGGTGGCAGAAAACGTCTATATCGGTGCTTTCGCCTATATCAGCGATGGCGCAGAGGTAGGCGAAGGTAGCCAGATTTATCCTCACGCCTACATCGGCGAGGGTGTGAAGGTGGGCAAGAATGCCCTCATCTACCCTCACGTAACCATTTATCACGGCTGTAAGCTCGGCGATAACGTGACTCTCCATGCAGGTTGCGTCATCGGTGCTGATGGCTTCGGCTTCGCTCCAGGTCCTGATGGATATGACAAGATTCCTCAGATTGGTATCGTAACCATCGAGGATGATGTGGAGATTGGTGCCAACACTTGCGTTGACCGCTCTACCATGGGCTCTACCTACGTTCGCAAGGGCGTGAAGCTCGACAATATGGTTCAGATTGCCCATAATACCGACATCGGTGCCAACACCGTGATGTCTGCACAGGTGGGTGTAGCCGGCAGTACCAAGGTAGGCGAATGGTGTATGTTTGGCGGTCAGGTAGGTCTCGCCGGTCACATCACCATCGGCGACAAGGTGTTCCTCGGAGCACAGAGCGGTGTGCCAGGCAGCCTCAAGAGCGGCCAGCAGCTCATCGGTACTCCTCCTATGGAGCAGCGTGCTTACTTCAAGTCACAGGCCATCTTCCGTCGCCTGCCTGACATGTACAAGGAACTCAACGACCTGAAGAAGCAGATTGAAGAATTAAAGAAAAATAAATAA
- the pyrF gene encoding orotidine-5'-phosphate decarboxylase, producing the protein MNRKELVEQIFAKKSFLCVGLDTDINKLPKCITESEDIQGAEAEMMFKFNQAIIDATAPYCVAYKPNLAFYESRGIDGMIAFENTIKYLKSHYPNHFIIADAKRGDIGNTSKMYAQTFFEEYNLDSVTVAPYMGEDSVKPFLEYEGKWVILLALTSNKGSHDFQLTEDKEGERLFEKVLKKSQEWGNDENMMYVVGATQGQMFEDIRKVAPNHFLLVPGVGAQGGSLQEVCKYGIIKDCGLLVNSSRGIIYASNGEDFAEVAGQKAKELQEQMAAELAKL; encoded by the coding sequence ATGAACAGAAAAGAACTTGTAGAGCAGATTTTCGCCAAGAAGAGCTTCTTGTGCGTAGGTCTTGACACAGATATCAATAAGTTGCCAAAGTGCATCACAGAGAGTGAAGACATCCAGGGCGCTGAAGCCGAGATGATGTTTAAGTTCAACCAGGCTATCATCGACGCTACCGCTCCTTACTGTGTGGCTTACAAGCCAAACCTGGCTTTCTATGAGAGCCGTGGCATTGACGGCATGATTGCCTTCGAGAACACCATCAAGTATCTCAAGAGCCACTATCCAAACCACTTCATCATCGCTGATGCTAAGCGTGGCGACATCGGCAACACCTCCAAGATGTATGCCCAGACTTTCTTCGAGGAGTACAACCTCGATTCAGTAACCGTAGCTCCTTACATGGGCGAAGATTCTGTCAAGCCTTTCCTCGAGTATGAGGGCAAGTGGGTCATCCTCCTGGCTTTGACCAGCAACAAGGGTAGCCACGACTTCCAGCTCACAGAGGATAAGGAAGGCGAGCGTCTCTTTGAGAAGGTTCTGAAGAAGAGCCAGGAATGGGGCAACGATGAGAACATGATGTACGTAGTAGGTGCTACCCAGGGCCAGATGTTCGAGGACATCCGCAAGGTGGCTCCTAACCACTTCCTCCTTGTTCCAGGCGTAGGTGCCCAGGGCGGCAGCCTCCAGGAGGTTTGCAAGTATGGCATCATCAAGGATTGCGGTCTGCTCGTCAATTCATCCCGCGGCATCATCTACGCCAGCAATGGCGAAGACTTCGCCGAGGTAGCAGGTCAGAAGGCAAAGGAGCTGCAGGAGCAAATGGCAGCAGAGCTTGCTAAGTTATAA